The Cryptomeria japonica chromosome 2, Sugi_1.0, whole genome shotgun sequence region CATTTGAAAACAACAACATAGCTAAAACATATTCAAACAGAGCATTTTCTCTTGAGACAACAATCTTTACCAGAAATGCATTGAGTTATCATTGATGGTATAGCAATTGGGTTATCAAAAGAGTGGATTAATAGGCATAGAGGAATATAAAGGGACTATCATTACAAAGATAAGGTGTTTGGAAGCAGGAACAGAGAAGAATCAGTCCAGTTTGTAGGTTTGGGCTGAAGAATTTTGATTGATCTTCACTAGTTTTCACCTCAAACTGTCGTATTTatccaattagggttaattccgtGTTCTTCCATTTAAAATGTTTGTCTATTTCATTAAAATCTAATTTTGTAAAATGAATTTTATCTATCTCTGCAAATCCTTTGATAGACATGATCCTTATGCTGAAATAAACTTGTAAATAtacacaaatatgtatatataaacactccattatttatatatacatgtttGCATATACGTTTAAAACATTTAGTTAAAAACAAATCTGATAAATAAGAATGTAGATGAATCAATATCCAAAAAGATTATTGTTACTATGAATGTTAGAAATTTGAAacgaaattctttcttcactatagAAAACTTAAACAGAAGGAATGgataaatcaaaaaatgaaatgGAAAACCAAAACTAAAATTATGTTGTCAGCTTCTTTGTAACTTGAAAAGGAATAGGAAACCCTTATTACAGTTATACGCAAATAGAAACCAAAAAGGTAAAGTATACTAGACAATTTCATTTCATGTATTTGACTACAACTAAATCTGATTTGTTCAATGACTGTAATCATTactgaaatatttttttttgttaagaccatatgcacatatatatgtatattatatatacattCATGTGTCATACCTTCTTATCATGGATTATTATTCATAAAATAATGTATCAGTATTGCATTACTATTTACACAACGTCTGTTTCAAAATCAATAAGAGATATGTGGCACTTTGACACAAGCAACCACTTAACTTTTGGATGCTCGCTACCATAAAAGCAATTTTAAGTATTTTAGCACTTGCATCATCATTAACCTAAAACCTCATAAGAAATGTTGTATCATATTCTAGGGAGACACAATACAAATGCGTTGATAGGTTACAcaatatttaacaaaaaaaaagcaCCGAAAAATAGAAACTGCTCTTCTTTTGACTGTAAGTCATTTTCTTGtttttacaattcaatctttcttTCTAGTTCCAGGGTTTAAATGCTCTTCAAGGGTTTATATGTGTACCTGTGATTTGTTGTTTAGGAGACCAAACCCTTTTGTCATTAAATGAGTTAGAAATATTTGTTTTTCTTAATTGAAAACCTCTCAACAGTTGTGTCCTGTAGTTTTCCTCTTATGGGCTCCTAATTGAACTCAGAATTCAGAACCAAATTCTTCGGAATTTAAGCCTACTCAACCCTTCAATCTGAACTTTTGTAAAAAATTTACCTTTTAAGGACTTTGGAGAGCATATCCTCCTACTATATgtgaaaaggggagattattgggtTTCTACAGTTCATAAGTTGGGTGATTTCTTATATAATTAGACCATCCATGGTCTCCCATAACTAGTGGCTACTCTCTGCAAGAGAACCTCTCCATAACGGAATATTGAACTCGGGTTTACTGATAAGAATGGGTTAGTGCTTGAGCCCCGAGCCTTGCAAGTTCAAAATCCAAAGCTCAATATTTTCAACCATTATTATTATTATGGAGTGCCCTAGTTTTAGAAATTTTCTTTCCACATGTCAAGAGAAGCATTAAACAGTTTCATGGTGATTTTGTCAACATAATCTAGACTTATCTAGAATTTGACCCCAGTAAGAGAATTATTTCAACAACTTTTATAACTTTTCTTGTCACGTATCAGGAGAAGCATTAAAGGTTTTCATGGTTTTTTGGTTAACATAATACCCCTATACTTATCTAACTTTTGACCTGGCCAAGAGCATTATTTTCAGCAGAATTGTGAGTTTTCAAGATAGGAATGTACAAGTTGTGTCTACAGTTGAACCCTTCTAAAGGATAAAATAGTTTTTATGCTGCAATGAGTTTATACTGAAAGCTTTGCAGGGAGAAACTATTATAGATAAAAAAGTATGCATAGTGCGATGGGGGGGTTGTGAGGATTCTTTTGATGATTGGAGGACACACtcatggagacttcaacatgatgATGAGCCAGAGGTATCCCCTTATATGCATGCaactttttgttgtttttttatctAAGAATGGCTAACAATATCATCAGTGCAATTAATCTTCTTAGAAAAAGACAATGATTGTTTAGTATGCAGATTATAGTTGTTGCACTGTCATTTATTTCTGGCTAGATGATGAATATTGCCGTATCAGGTTACACAATCTAGACGTTTTGTTCAAAACCCTCGCGGGGCAGTAACCATGGCCCAAGATGTAGTTTTTGCAATGCTTTCCAAAGGGTATATTTTGGGAAAAGATGCATTGAGCAAGGCCAAAGCCTTTGATGAAAGCCATCAGGTCATTGCTAGTGTTGCAGCTAAGGTGGTATCTTTGGGCCAGAAAATAGGCATCAATGACAAACTTAGTGCTGGTGCACAATGTATCAAATTTGTGGAAGAGAGATATCACGTTTCAGAGGAGACTAAAGCAATGCTTTCGGCTACAGAGCAAACAGCTAGCAGTGCAGGGTCAGTTGCTGTAAATAGAAAGTACTTTTCTACTGGAGCTTTGTGGTTGTCTGGAGTTCAAATCCAAATGTTGTTGATGTAAATACATATGTCTTCCATACCAAGTACCCCCAATTTTTCACTTTTCAAGATGGTTTGGTGATTAAGAGCATTGAATTTCCATAATCCAATTTAGTGAATTTTGAAGAGAAAGCTGTGTACTAATTTTTACATAAATATTTGTGATCACATTGCCTGACTCCAAATGGTTTGCATTCCTCCAACGCCTTGTAAGAACACATTAATATGCAATTTACATACCCAAAATCCTCTTACATGTTTGAGACTCAAATGGGTTTTGATGTTGATTCTTATGAGTCTAATCAACTCATTGTTAACCTATGCCAGATGAATTTTGATAGGGTAGTTCAATGCATCTCAATATATGTAGGGAACTTGGGAGATATGCCTTATGCCAGCTTGCAAACTAGCTCCTCAAAAATCAAATTTCTTCTGTCTGTTTGAGTTCTATGCTACGGACTTTTTATCAAGATTCTTATTGAATATTCAGGCAAAGAATAGCTTTCACTGTATCTTCATTTGAAAaggttcaaatttttttttaaaccccCTGCATGCGGTGTCC contains the following coding sequences:
- the LOC131069316 gene encoding binding partner of ACD11 1; its protein translation is MGEALKFLCCNEFILKALQGETIIDKKVCIVRWGGCEDSFDDWRTHSWRLQHDDEPEVTQSRRFVQNPRGAVTMAQDVVFAMLSKGYILGKDALSKAKAFDESHQVIASVAAKVVSLGQKIGINDKLSAGAQCIKFVEERYHVSEETKAMLSATEQTASSAGSVAVNRKYFSTGALWLSGVQIQMLLM